taaaacaaaaaaggaagacGCTACAGATTTCAGGGACATGTTCCAATTAATTCTAATTAATTAGAAGCGAAGGCGAAGAAATACACTACTACTTCATAtgcaagtaatttttttatatatatatcttatccaTCGCTACCATTAATGATATTACAACAGCTcgatctctttctttttcttcatcttcttgttaGTGTTTCTTTGTTCATGAATTCCTTCCCTGCCAGGATAACAGGCTCTTGATCTGATAATCTCTCTCCAACTGCTCATATTTACGGTTCGGTCTTCCACCTTAATTTTTTTGTCTATCTAATTACGTCCTATGTCTTTCATTAATTCCTTGATCATTTCCTACATATACATACCATGCATACACCACCTTTATATAGTTTGAATCCAAACTAGCAATTTTATCCATTATTTGGCATTGCATATACTAATTATTTTACTCCATTCGTTCATAAAAACCTTTGCTGCTTTTTTACGCTATTTTTACTTCCCAaaagtcttttttatttttttggctctTAAACATCCTGTTTTGGCTGACTGAGGATATTCATTTTGCTTTTGTCaatccttttttttgtttttttttttttcatttttctcttacaaataACCTGATCTATAGTGCAGGTGATCTGCTTCCTTTACTTTCTTCTTCTGCTTTCCAAAATAATGTCTAGCTTTTCATTAGCAAGCTTGGAACCACTTCAGTCTTTACCCCATGCACGTCCCACCCTTAGCAAACCTATCAACAGATGGCGCACGGCTTTTGTGACCATCTATTGTTCTAGAGCCTTGCTATCACTTTACAAAAATTCTCTAACCGACAAGAAAAATACAGAGGTTTCACGCCATTCTTCTTTATTCGTTGTGGACTTCAAACTGgacaacaatttcaaaattgaTCAAACTACTCTCAGTGAGCTTGTCAGAGAGAAAGATGTTGGATGCCTAAAAAATATTGGAGGAATTCGAGGCTTAGCATCTACTCTTGAAACCGATGCTGAATTTGGGATTTGTGTTGATTTTAAAGACGTGGCTAGCCGACAAGAGGCCTTTGGCTCAAACACGTACAAAAGACCACCTACAAAGAGCTTCTTCCATTTCGTAGTGGAAGCCTTCAAGGATCTTACCATTTTCATCCTCTTAGGCTGTGCTTCACTTTCCCTTGCATTTGGTATAAAACAACATGGAATAAAAGAAGGATGGTACGATGGTGGAAGCATATTTGTTGCTATATTTCTTGTTATTGCTGTTTCTGCCATTAGTAACttcaagcaaaacaaacaatttgACAAGTTATCCAAAGTCAACAACAATATCCAAGTTGATGTTGTGAGGGCTGGGCGACGTCAACAGATTTCAGTATTTGACATTGTTGTCGGAGATGTTGTTTGCTTAAAGATTGGAGATCAAGTTCCTGCAGACAGGCTATTCTTAGATGGACACTCATTGCAAGTGGACGAATCCAGCATGACAGGGGAGAGTGAGCATGTTGAGGTAAACTGCAGTCATCCATTCTTGGTTTCCGGTACAAAGGTTGCTGATGGGTATGCCAGAATGCTTGTCACTTCTGTTGGCATGAACACGACGTGGGGTGAGATGATGAGCTCGATCAACCGTGACACCAACGAACAGACACCTTTACAAGCTCGACTCAACAAGCTAACTTCATCAATAGGTAAGGTTGGATTGGCAGTTGCTTTCCTAGTTCTCGTAGTCTTGTTGGTTCGATACTTCACCGGAAATACAGAAGACGAGAATGGAAATAGGGAGTTCAATGGCAGCAAGACCAAGGCCGATGACATTGTGAATGCTGTGGTGGAGATTGTAGCTGCAGCAGTTACTATAATTGTGGTTGCAATTCCAGAAGGTTTGCCCCTAGCTGTCAcactaacacttgcttattcCATGAAGAGAATGATGGCCGATCAGGCAATGGTGCGGAAGCTCTCTGCCTGTGAGACAATGGGCTCTGCCACCACCATTTGCACTGACAAAACAGGCACTCTTACGATGAACCTAATGAAGGTGACGCAGTTTTGGTTAGGGGAAGAATCTTTTGCAACAGATGTCCACTCATCAATTGCTCCATGTATTCTTGACTTGGTCCACGAAGGAGTTGCTCTAAACACAACCGGCAGTGTTTACAGGCCGCCTTTAGGATTTGAAATCGAGTTCTCAGGTAGTCCCACTGAAAAAGCAATTCTTTCTTGGTCTGTTCTGGAGCTGAACATGGAAATGGAGCAAATGAAGGAAAGTTGCACGATTCTTTTTGTTGAAGCGTTCAATTCCCAGAAGAAAAGAAGTGGGGTCTTGATGAGGAGAAAGGTAGACAACACAACTCATATGCATTGGAAAGGAGCTGCGGAGATGATACTGAAGATGTGTTCAAGTTACTATGATGCCTCTGGAAGTATCAAAGATATGGATGATGGTAAAATGTTGAAATTTGAGCAAATTATTCAAGGTATGGCAGCTAGCAGCCTTCGGTGCATTGCTTTTGCTCATAAGCAAATTTCAGAAGAAGATAACGAAGATGGCGAAGAACATAAAAAGCTAAAAGAAGATGGTTTGACCCTTTTGGGACTGGTGGGACTTAGGGACCCATGTCGTCCAGGGGCGATGAAAGCTGTGGAAGATTGCCAAAATGCTGGTGTGAACATCAAAATGATCACAGGAGACAATGTTTTCACAGCAAAAGCTATAGCAACAGAATGTGGGATTCTAAGGCCTGGACAGGACATGTATAGCGGAGCAGTGGTAGAAGGTGTGGAATTTAGAAACTACACACCAGAGGAGAGACTGGAGAAAGTCGAAAACATTTGTGTGATGGCAAGATCCTCTCCTATGGACAAACTTCTGATGGTAAAATGCTTGGAACAAAAAGGCCATGTGGTTGCAGTTACTGGAGACGGCACAAATGATGCACCAGCATTAAAAGAAGCAAATATAGGACTTTCAATGGGGATCCAAGGCACTGAGGTTGCCAAGGAGAGCTCAGACATCGTCATTTTAGATGATAATTTTGCTTCGGTGGCCACAGTTCTCAAGTGGGGAAGGTGTGTCTATAACAACATCCAGAAGTTCATCCAATTTCAACTCACTGTAAACGTTGCTGCTCTAGTTATCAACTTTGTAGCAGCAGTTTCTGCAGGTGAACTCCCATTAACAACAGTGCAATTATTGTGGGTGAATCTGATTATGGACACGTTGGGTGCCCTGGCTCTTGCAACAGAGAAGCCCACCAAGGAGCTGATGGAGAAACCACCTGTGGGCTGGATTGAGCCACTTATTACCAACATTATGTGGAGAAACTTGTTGGCCCAAGCTTTATATCAGGTAGCCATCCTCTTGACCTTGCAATTTAGAGGCGAATCAATCTTTGGGGTGACTGAGAAGGTAAATGACACCttgatttttaatacttttgttctttgccAAGTCTTCAATGAATTCAATGCAAGAAAACTCGAGAAGAAGAATGTGTTCGAGGGGATTCACAGGAACAGGTTGTTCTTGGGGATCATTGCGATAACCTTAGTCCTTCAGGTGGTCATGGTGgagtttttaaagaaatttgcaGATACAGAAAGGTTGAATTGGGTGCAATGGGGTGCATGTATTGGAGTTGCAGCAGTTTCTTGGCCTATGGGTTGGATTGTCAAGTGGATACCTGTTCCAGATAGACCATTTTTCAGCTACctaaagatgaaaaagaaacaaggaCTTCCACTCAAATTTTCCCGTCTTTTTTAAGAGAAGCCATTGGTTGAACCCACTTCGGCAGTAGAATTAGTAGTGTAATATCTCTTATTATACTTTCAGTACTCTATTTGTACATagtatttttttgttaagtagTGATTTCAATCATTTGATGATAAATAACTACTGATTTCATATATTCTTTAACATACATCGTGGGttgtttcaataatattttttgggaaTATGTCTGAATGCGACTTATAGTTAGAATCTAGGACAAATCTGTCGCCATTTATAAAGTAGAAAGCCAAGGGCACGTACCAAAAGTAGGATACCTGGAAAGACTACCAACAATTAATTGCTGTGCTCAAAACGTAGTTGAAGCAGCATATGCATGTCTAAGATTATTTGGCTTGCAACTTGCAATACAGACCCATCACTTAGGCCTCTACGGCACAATGTGCAATTCCCAGTGTGCGCCGTGAGGTGTCCGGTacttagaatttatatatatatatatatatatattcttaatggttaaagatactttaaaaatgattaaagaaaaataaaaataaataaaaaatttatttgtattaGTGTACGACTACTCTAGcattatcttaatttaaattgtaatattttaattataaaatttaaaatttaaaatttaaattaaattataatacggaaataataagtatattatatggtaaaaattttacaatagaaaaataactttcgttttttttttcttttgccacAATTAATCCCAGAGAAAGTTCGTGGAATTAGCTGGTGCATAGAAAAGTCGTACGTTCTACCCAAATCTAAAACTAAAAGCAGTTACAACGGCCGTTGACCATTGTCAAGAGAAGAGATCAAAATTGATGAGGACAACTTCGAACagagaaatattaaaaataaatggatAAGGATAACGACTGAACACGTACCTGTTAAATATCATCCTAATTGTGAATGTGTAGATTACATAGCTACTGCATATGCATCATCCCACACGTCaccattttctttcttgttgtATTTAAATCCACACATGTTTGAAGTTTCCACTTAATTCCACAAACCGACCATGCTATATTAATTTAATCTGATCTTGCATGTCGACATGTATTTCAATTGCATATATCGCTGGTCacggagttttttttttttttttttaaggaataattctatttgaattCCTCGAGCTTTAGTTGGTGTGTCGTGTAAAGTTCAATTTTCTTAATTCATATCGAGTTTGACTTGCGTACAATTAAACATTAATTTGTTAGATGGATCATATTGATCAAGGAAAATGCTTGTTTGTCCCAAGGTGGTGACCGAACAGTGCGTTtgcctttttaattaataaacagAATTAAAAGATTGATagaaaagtcaattttatttcccacttaaaataatattatcaatttatttttcaaataagatgtatttagttatatttaaacaatatgTAAGCTAAATCATGTACTTCCTTATGATCCTGGACACATGCATCTACTGCAACCATTAATCAACGCTGGTATCCactaaacaaattgaaaaatgGGAGTGAAACTTTGGGACTACTGCTTTTTATGAGCTTTCAACTATCTAATGCATATTAATTTTACGAGTCTCCTCTCTATTCTTTCTAAAGAATAAAGGTGGTGAAAAAGCAGTTATAACCATGAACTCGATCGGAGGTGTGAGTGGACTGGAAGCTCAGTGGAAGAAACTGAGGTTATCGGAGGAGGAGAATATGGTTGTTGATGTAGGCGAGGAGGCAGAAGAGGAGGTACAGGAGCAGGGAGAAAGGAGTGCATCGGGAAGGTCTATATGGAGAGATTAGTTGGCAGTGAGATCATTTCCTCTACCATGGGGAAGATCTGGCGCATCAGCAAACCTGCAGAATTCAGAGAGGTAGGTGATAATAAGTTTGTCATTATATTTCGAACTCTTAGTGATAAAATGAGGGTGATGGATGGTAGACCTTGGTTGTTTGACAACCAACTGTTTGCACTCCAAGAGTTTGATGTATTTACACAACCAAACGAGTGGAAGTTTGAGAGTGAGCCATTTTGGATTCAGATCCATAATTTACCAATGGCGTATATGACTAATGAGAAGGGGAGATTGATTGGTGAGACTCTTGGCAGGGTGAGGGAGGTGGATGTGCCTATAGATGGGATAGGTTGGGAAAAATACTTGAGAGTTAGAGTGAAAATTGCTCTAAAAAAGGCTGTTGTGAGAGGGAAATGGATTAAAGTGAAGGGGCATAATGTTTGGGTTAATTTGAAGTATGAAAAAATGCCTAAGCTATGTTTTCACTGTGGATGGTTGATTCATAGTGAGGAGGGTTGTGTAAATGGATCTAAGGGGAATGGTAGTGGTGAGAAGGTAATGGAGCAGTATGGATCGTGGTTGAGGGCTGAAGGGGGACCAAAAAAGAAGGGTATAGGAATGCTGGCTTAGAGAGGAGTGGGGGAAGAAATGAGAGTAGTGAGGGAGATAAAAAGGGAGAGGTGAGTGGTTATTCTATGGAAGGTAggtggagatttgaaaaaatggatGAGAAAGGTGAGGATGAAATTGTGATGAAAGAGGAGAGTAAAAATAATGGTGAGGATGTTTTTGAGGGTGAGTGTGGGGAAATGAAGGGGGGAGAGGTCAATAATAGGATACTGATGGGAACAGTGGTGGGGGGAAGTGtaggggaaaaaataaaaggattgGTTGGGGAGGTTAGTTTAGACGGTGAGGGTGAGGAGGAGAGGGTGGAGGAAAGTGgaaagaatgataaaaaaaatatgttggaaAGGGGGGAGGTAGTATTGACACAAAATCAGAGTTTTGAAGagatagagagtgaaaagaatcaagaacaaaGGAAGACATGGAAGAGGAGAGCAAGGGGAGTTGGAAAATTAGATGGGGAGGTGGTgttgattgaaagaaaaaagagaaaggtggggaaaatagagaaagagtGTGATGATGAGGAAGAGGTATCAAAGAAGCAAAGAAAGGGGGGTGTGGTTCCATTGCTAATGGCAGGTGCTGTGAAGCAGCCCTGCCAGGATCAATGAAGGTCctaagctggaactgccgagggcttggcaaCCCTCGAACAGTTCAAGTCCTTTACAAGCTTGTAAAGGAAAAGAGGCCAAAAGTTGTTTTCATTATAGAAACAAATGTGAGATCAAATAAGCTGGAATTTTTGCAAAAAAAGTTGGGTTTTGAGGGTTGTTTGGTGGTGGAACCGAGAGGGTTGAGTGGTGGGCTGGTAATGTTGTGGAAGGATGTGGATATGTTTGAACTATGGTCATACTCTCAATGGCATATTAGCCTATGGGTGATGGATAGAAGAAGGGGGGGTCCTAAGTGGCTCTTGATTGGATTTTATGGGAATCCAGAAACTGCTAAGAGGGGGGTTTCTTGGGATCTATTACAGGCCATCAAGCCTTCAATTGAGGTTGGATGGTGTGTATAataggggattttaatgaaattgtgTCTCAAGGGGAGAAGTGGGgtgggaaagaaagaatggaggGTCAAATGGATGATTTTAGAGTTGCTCTAATGAATGGGGGTTTGAGTGATCTTGGGTGGAAGGGGTTGAAGTATACATGGTCTAATGGCCATGAAGATGACTCTTTTGTGAAAGAGAGGTTGGATAGAGCAGTTGCTAACCAAGTGTGGAGAAGGGAATTCCTAAGGGTAGGTGTGGAGACTGTGATTGCTTGGGGTTCTGATCATTTTCCTATTCTGTTGACTTGCTTTAGGGAAGGGTGCTATATGGAGAGAAGGCAAAAAATGTTTAGATATGAAATGAGTTGGGATTTAGATGGGGGTTGTAAGGAAACTGTATGTGGTGTGTGGAGAGGAAATAATAGGGTGGAAGGAAAACTGTGCAATGTTCAGAAATGTCTTAATTCTTGTAGACAGGCCCTGTGTTTGTGGTCAAAAGAAAGGGATGCTATGAGAGGTGACAATATAAAGAAACTTTCTGAGAGACTcaaaatgattaaagaagtggaAGGGCTTGGCAATGTCTCTGAAGTTAATATAGTCAGTGGGGAGTTAGAAAAATTGTTGGAACAAGAGAATATATggtggaaacaaagagccaagGCTCATTGGCTGTAGAATGGTGATCGTAATTCCAAGTTCTTCCATGCTTGTGCTAgccagaggaagaagaagaacttgATTTGTGAAATTACCAATTCACAAGGGTGTAATCTAAGGAAACCACCAGAAATTGAGAAAGCTTTTAGAGATTACTTTATGGAAGTCTATACTTCGAGTGAGCCTTCCATGGGTGATAGTGGTGACTGTGTTGTTGAGATTGAGCCAAAGATTGGTAGGGAGATGAGAGATGAGCTTGAAGGGACTTTTAGCATGGGGGAGGTAGAAAGGGCCTTAAAACAAATGTCTCCATGGAAGGCCCCAGGGGCAGATGGGTTTGGGGCTGGTTTTTATCAAAAGCATTGGGGTGTAGTAGGAAGGGAGGTGAGTGGTGCAATGTTGGAATTCCTTAATGGGGGATCTATAAGTGGTAATTTGAATCATACCCTTATTGCTTTGATGCCAAAGGTGAAGAAGCCGAAGAATGTGATGGATTTTAGACCAATTAGCTTGTGCAATGTATTGTACAAGCTAATTTCAAAGGTTCTTGCCAATAGAATTAAAAAGGTGCTGAATGTGGTAATTTCCCAAAACCAGAGTGCTTTCATTTCAGATAGGCTTATCACTGACAATATCTTGGTGGCATTTGAATTATTACACTCGATGCAATCAAAGCACAGAGGAAAATATGGGAACATGGCTGTGAAAATTGATATTTCTAAGGCCTATGACAGAGTGGAGTGACCTTTTCTGAAAGCTATGCTTCTCCAATTAGGGTTTGGGGAGAAAATCACAAGGCTTCTCATGGAGTGTGTGCAAACAGTAAGTTACTCAGTGGTGGTGAATGGTAGGCCAGGGAAGAAACTAATACCATCTAGGGGCTTGAGGCAGGGTGATCCTCTCTCTCCCTATCTGTTCTTGATATGTGCAGAAGGCTTGAGTCAACTCTTCTTGAAAGCTGAAAGGAATGGGATTCTAAAAGGGATGGCAGCAGTAAGGGGGGGTTTAAGGGTTAATCATCTgctgtttgcagatgattgtgtgATATTTGGCAAGGCTACCAAGGAGGAATGGAGAAGCATTTACAAGATACTTGAATGCTATGAAAAAGCATTAGGgcaaaaattaaataagcaaAAGACTTCGATTTTCTTTAGTTCAAACACTAAGGAAAGTGTGAGCAAAGGAATATTCATGGAGGCTGGGTCTTTTGTTTGTGAcaaatatgagaaatatctcGGTTTGCCTACTGTTGTGGGGAGATCTAAATATAATGCCCTAAGTGGTCTCAAGGATAGAGTATGGAGTAGgatacaaaattgaaaaaatggattCCTATCTAAAGCTGGGAAGGAAGTGTTGATTAAGACTGTACTACAAGCTATACCAACTTATACAATGAGTGTGTTTAAGCTGCCCCAAAGGTTATGCAAGGAAATTGAGCAGTTATTTGCTAAATTTGGTGGGCTCAATATAAAAGAGACAATGGGATTCATTGGAGGAAGTGGAGCTGTATGGGGCTGAGTAAATCAAGTGGAGGGTTGGGATTCAGActacttgaagattttaatatGGCCATGCTTGCTAAACAGGGATGGAGAATATTAAAGGATCCAAGTTCTTTGGTGGCAagagtttttaaagaaaaatatttcagaaACTCTCAATTGCTTGAAGCTCAACTTGGAAAGTCTCTATCATTCATTTGGAGGAGTATTTGGTCAGCTTTGGGGGTAGTAAGGAGAGGCTTGATATGGAGAGTGGGAAATGGgaagaatataaatatttggGGACAAAAATGGTTACCTAAGCCTGTAACAGGTTGTGTACAATCCCAAGTAAAAGTTTTACAAGCAGAGACTAAGGTATCTGATTTGATTGATGAAAATACAAAAGGGTGGAAGGTGGAGCTTGTGAGACAAATCTTCGATGATGAGGAAGCTGAATTGATACTGTCACTACCAATTTGGCCAATGGGTGCTGAGGATAGACTGACATGGGAGCTTACTAAAGATGGAAAGTATTCTGTTAAGAGTGCTTACTATATGGAGCAAGAGAGAAGAAGGCAGCAGGAGGGTGAGGCATCGAGAGCTGGGATTGAGGTTAAAATGTGGAAGCAATTATGGCACCTAGATGTTCCAGGAACAATTAAACATTTCCTATGGAAGCTGATCAATAATATTCTTCCTACAAGGGTAAACTTAAGAAAGAGAAGAGTTGTTGAGGAAGCAATGTGTTCTATTTgtaagaaagatgaagaaacaGTGATGCATGCTATCTGGTGGTGCCCAGCAGCCTCTGATGTGTGGGCAGAGGAGGGGAGTCCTGTTCAAAAATGGAGGGTTGGAGTGAATGATATTTTTCAGCTTTTGAATGATATATCTTGTAAACTGTCAACTGAGAgtgttgagaaaatggtgatgATGCTGAGAAATATATGGCATCGGAGAAATAAAGCCATTTTTGATAAGCAGGTCTTGGGTCCAGCTACTGTGATACAGATGTCATTGGTGGGATATGAAAACTTCAAGGTATCTCAGTTTCGAGGCCCTGTTTTATAAAGGTTAGAAAAATGCATATTGGTTTAAATGAATTACAGGTGTTCATTTTCATTGCAGTTtggttataatataaataactatatatatatatatcaagtagTGGTTGGAGTATGTTTGGATTCAAATTGATGCTGTCCTTAGATAGATGAAACAAAAATGCATTCCTTCTTATGAAAGCATGTAGTGTTTCATAAGCGTTTGTATAAATTAGAAACATGGTGGATTTTATATGGTTGCTTATTGTGTGGTTGTATCTTTGATGTGAAAAATTCCACT
This genomic interval from Carya illinoinensis cultivar Pawnee chromosome 2, C.illinoinensisPawnee_v1, whole genome shotgun sequence contains the following:
- the LOC122300746 gene encoding putative calcium-transporting ATPase 13, plasma membrane-type — its product is MSSFSLASLEPLQSLPHARPTLSKPINRWRTAFVTIYCSRALLSLYKNSLTDKKNTEVSRHSSLFVVDFKLDNNFKIDQTTLSELVREKDVGCLKNIGGIRGLASTLETDAEFGICVDFKDVASRQEAFGSNTYKRPPTKSFFHFVVEAFKDLTIFILLGCASLSLAFGIKQHGIKEGWYDGGSIFVAIFLVIAVSAISNFKQNKQFDKLSKVNNNIQVDVVRAGRRQQISVFDIVVGDVVCLKIGDQVPADRLFLDGHSLQVDESSMTGESEHVEVNCSHPFLVSGTKVADGYARMLVTSVGMNTTWGEMMSSINRDTNEQTPLQARLNKLTSSIGKVGLAVAFLVLVVLLVRYFTGNTEDENGNREFNGSKTKADDIVNAVVEIVAAAVTIIVVAIPEGLPLAVTLTLAYSMKRMMADQAMVRKLSACETMGSATTICTDKTGTLTMNLMKVTQFWLGEESFATDVHSSIAPCILDLVHEGVALNTTGSVYRPPLGFEIEFSGSPTEKAILSWSVLELNMEMEQMKESCTILFVEAFNSQKKRSGVLMRRKVDNTTHMHWKGAAEMILKMCSSYYDASGSIKDMDDGKMLKFEQIIQGMAASSLRCIAFAHKQISEEDNEDGEEHKKLKEDGLTLLGLVGLRDPCRPGAMKAVEDCQNAGVNIKMITGDNVFTAKAIATECGILRPGQDMYSGAVVEGVEFRNYTPEERLEKVENICVMARSSPMDKLLMVKCLEQKGHVVAVTGDGTNDAPALKEANIGLSMGIQGTEVAKESSDIVILDDNFASVATVLKWGRCVYNNIQKFIQFQLTVNVAALVINFVAAVSAGELPLTTVQLLWVNLIMDTLGALALATEKPTKELMEKPPVGWIEPLITNIMWRNLLAQALYQVAILLTLQFRGESIFGVTEKVNDTLIFNTFVLCQVFNEFNARKLEKKNVFEGIHRNRLFLGIIAITLVLQVVMVEFLKKFADTERLNWVQWGACIGVAAVSWPMGWIVKWIPVPDRPFFSYLKMKKKQGLPLKFSRLF